ATTTTCCGAATTGGAATTGATTCTCGTATATAGGTGGTGAATCAGGAGAAGGATCTAGCAAGTACCAGAGATCTCTGTCGATGCCGGCAAGTCCGCCGACGCCAGGTACGCCGGTGACGCCGACGAATATATCGCCGACGGTACGGAAAGAGAATGTATGGAGGAGTGTTTTTCACCCAGGGAGCAATTTAGCTACCAGGAGAATTGGTGCTGAAGTGTTTGATAAGCCTTCTCACCCTAACGCTCCTACTGTTTATGACTGGTATGCACATATATATCATGATCgcataaataaatttttcctTTTCGTTTGATTAATTATAGATAGTCAATCAGCTGAGTTACGAAGagctaaaaaattaattttctttgtaAACTTATGCGACTTAGTTATGATCGTCAATTTTTTATGGCAGGCTCTACAGTGGGAACACCAGATCTAAGCATCATGAGAAGTGCTGAGAGTTTTTGGGTGAAAAAAGCAGTTGAAAATCTTCATGTAAATAGTGTTTTTTCCTATGCGAGTTGGGGACTTGCTATCTATATTTGTGATTATATGTTTTTTCTGTTGGGTATTACGTTATAATTAAGTAGTACTATATTGTAAATTACGCTTTCAAAAGCTAATTTCTTAGCTTTAATGGCAGGCCATCTATGGCTTTCTAGTTCCAAATGAAGTTGCTACTATTACTATACTGTTTTGATGGTTGTTTTGCTTTATTAAATATCTGAAAtgaatatgttaatgttttgtTTGTTAGTGATGGGTTAAGTGTAATTATGCTTTTGCAAGTTCATGTTTATCtggtttcaatttttaaaataattattaaatgaaaCTTGGCAGTGTCTCATTAGTCATTATCATCCATCATAATCAACTCTAGGTAGGGGATAAGATATGTGGGTCCGGCTTGAATGTCACTGAAATGACGTGTTGAGAAATAAGAGATCGGATCAAATAACTACTCCAActtttttaataatgaaaataattaagttttaaaTACTTTATTAGCGAGTGGTGAAATAGTAATCTAGATCATAAATTTGAGATTGTCACCGATTGAATAATGTCATATGAATTATAACTCGAAAAATATTTAGGTtgtaaaatttatattagttatgagaaatttatataattatacagAAATTAAACAGATTTAACAATATTTAGGttgtaatatttgtatttgttatGAGAAAGTTCATATAATTATACAGAAATTGATTATTTAGGATCTAGTTATATATGCGTTATTTATTTCAagcttttattttatataaacaGTGAAATGGTGTATCGATTCTCTTAGGTAGATTTTTAATTCTATACACAATTAATGTACTTCTTATTATATAAGTTCCCAAATGTGATATTTGCTTAAACG
This window of the Solanum pennellii chromosome 2, SPENNV200 genome carries:
- the LOC107011705 gene encoding auxin-repressed 12.5 kDa protein; translated protein: MVLIDKLWDDVMAGPSPDKGLGKLRKSLTIQTGGESGEGSSKYQRSLSMPASPPTPGTPVTPTNISPTVRKENVWRSVFHPGSNLATRRIGAEVFDKPSHPNAPTVYDWLYSGNTRSKHHEKC